One genomic segment of Nocardioides cavernaquae includes these proteins:
- a CDS encoding TrmH family RNA methyltransferase: MPHGPEEVGLGPWSGPWPEGPQWDPELLREGDRRNVVDRYRYWTLEAIRADLDTRRHDFHVAIENWQHDFNIGTIVRSANAFLAAEVHIVGRKRWNRRGAMVTDRYQHIRHHASAADLAAYLHSLPGGPVTLLGIDNLPGSLHLETTAVPRRVCFLFGQEGPGLSEGARSVCDGTFSIAQFGSTRSINASAAAAIAMHTWIREYADLGGAGGSAEAGVWRG; the protein is encoded by the coding sequence ATGCCGCACGGGCCGGAGGAGGTCGGCCTCGGACCGTGGTCCGGACCGTGGCCGGAGGGTCCGCAGTGGGATCCGGAGCTGCTGCGCGAAGGGGACCGCCGCAACGTCGTGGACCGCTACCGCTACTGGACTCTCGAGGCGATCCGCGCCGATCTCGACACGCGCCGCCACGACTTCCACGTCGCCATCGAGAACTGGCAGCACGACTTCAACATCGGCACGATCGTGCGCTCCGCCAACGCCTTCCTCGCGGCCGAGGTGCACATCGTGGGCCGCAAGCGCTGGAACCGGCGTGGGGCGATGGTGACCGATCGCTACCAGCACATCCGGCACCATGCGTCGGCCGCGGACCTGGCGGCGTACCTGCACTCGCTTCCCGGTGGGCCCGTGACCCTGCTCGGCATCGACAACCTGCCGGGCTCGCTGCACCTCGAGACGACAGCCGTGCCACGGCGTGTCTGCTTCCTGTTCGGACAGGAAGGGCCGGGCCTGTCCGAGGGTGCGCGCTCCGTGTGTGATGGCACGTTCTCGATCGCGCAGTTCGGGTCGACGCGGTCGATCAACGCTTCGGCGGCGGCAGCGATCGCCATGCACACCTGGATCCGTGAGTACGCCGACCTCGGTGGCGCCGGTGGTTCGGCCGAAGCCGGGGTCTGGCGCGGCTGA
- a CDS encoding DedA family protein, which produces MIADLMSPLLLGMDWMEPQWWLDHFGTEMVWLSLIILVIECGLFFPFLPGDTLLFAIGLFIAGDQVSIVPGHHSIDLVVVMALFVGAAFLGNVVGYEIGRAVGPPLYERDGRILKRKYFDQTHAFFEKHGTKALVIGRFVPVVRTFVTVVAGVTRMDRRVFLTWSFIGAVLWVLSITLLGYFLGQAFPSLGENLDKAIIVIVAVSLIPVAYEWWAHKRKSAAHS; this is translated from the coding sequence GTGATCGCTGACCTGATGTCGCCGCTGCTGCTGGGCATGGACTGGATGGAACCGCAGTGGTGGCTCGACCACTTCGGCACCGAGATGGTGTGGCTCAGCCTGATCATCCTGGTGATCGAGTGCGGGCTCTTCTTCCCGTTCCTCCCCGGCGACACGCTCCTGTTCGCGATCGGCCTCTTCATCGCCGGTGACCAGGTCTCGATCGTCCCGGGGCACCACTCCATCGACCTGGTCGTCGTGATGGCGCTCTTCGTCGGAGCCGCCTTCCTGGGCAACGTGGTCGGCTACGAGATCGGCCGCGCCGTCGGACCGCCGCTCTATGAGCGCGACGGCCGCATCCTCAAGCGGAAGTACTTCGACCAGACGCACGCCTTCTTCGAGAAGCACGGCACCAAGGCACTGGTCATCGGCCGCTTCGTGCCCGTCGTGCGGACCTTCGTCACGGTCGTCGCAGGCGTCACCCGCATGGACCGCCGGGTCTTCCTGACGTGGAGCTTCATCGGCGCTGTGCTCTGGGTCCTCTCGATCACGCTGCTCGGCTACTTCCTCGGCCAGGCCTTCCCGAGCCTGGGAGAGAACCTCGACAAGGCGATCATCGTCATCGTCGCGGTCTCGCTGATCCCGGTCGCCTACGAGTGGTGGGCGCACAAGCGGAAGTCCGCCGCACACTCCTGA